In a genomic window of Amycolatopsis japonica:
- a CDS encoding sensor histidine kinase — protein MSGWWPSSVRRSTALSAALLCAVVFTLGWLGTRELLSRQLSDSAVEATRAHLDRMADAYRAGQPMAPVEPAGDALFEVVDETGRSVISSENLRRWDPAWIPLPPAPAGAPAGWTVTTKATLKPGDHPQWREYREYTVVGKVIDRAGQRFTFYLFVSPWETLRTLGTFDDTLIFFVPLAVLITALAAWLAAGRALRPVEAIRRELAEVSGSGLDRRVPVPPSRDEVARLATTTNETLDRLQQAYEQQERFVADASHELRSPLANLRTGLEVALTHTDRADWPAVARRSLLDVQRLQRITADLLQLAVDPADPPEGVVDLADVVGEQVAERELDDGGPTVVSDVEGPAPVRGEPVQLERLLRNLLDNAVRHARSSVTVRLRHEAGEAVLEVIDDGPGIPDADRERVFDRFTRLDDSRTRDAGGTGLGLTLARDIAVRHGGSLRAEGAECGARLVARLPAA, from the coding sequence ATGAGCGGATGGTGGCCTTCGTCGGTGCGCCGGAGCACCGCGCTCTCGGCGGCGTTGCTCTGCGCGGTCGTGTTCACCCTCGGCTGGCTGGGCACTCGGGAGCTGCTGAGCAGGCAATTGTCGGACAGCGCGGTGGAGGCGACGCGGGCCCACCTGGACCGGATGGCCGACGCCTACCGGGCCGGGCAGCCGATGGCTCCGGTCGAACCGGCCGGCGATGCCCTCTTCGAGGTGGTCGACGAAACCGGGCGATCGGTGATCAGCAGTGAGAACCTGCGCCGATGGGATCCCGCGTGGATACCATTGCCACCCGCTCCCGCCGGCGCGCCCGCGGGTTGGACGGTCACCACGAAGGCCACGCTGAAACCCGGCGACCATCCACAGTGGCGGGAATACCGCGAATACACCGTGGTGGGCAAAGTGATCGACAGGGCGGGGCAACGGTTCACGTTCTATCTGTTCGTGTCGCCGTGGGAAACCCTACGGACGCTGGGAACCTTCGACGACACTCTGATCTTCTTCGTCCCGCTCGCGGTGCTGATCACCGCGCTGGCCGCGTGGCTCGCGGCGGGGAGGGCGCTGCGGCCGGTGGAGGCGATCCGCCGGGAACTGGCCGAGGTCAGCGGGAGCGGACTCGACCGCCGGGTGCCGGTGCCTCCGTCCCGTGACGAGGTCGCCCGGCTGGCCACCACCACGAACGAGACCCTCGACCGGTTGCAGCAAGCCTATGAACAGCAGGAACGGTTCGTCGCCGACGCCAGCCACGAGCTGCGCAGTCCGCTCGCGAACCTCCGCACCGGGCTCGAGGTCGCGCTCACCCACACCGATCGCGCCGACTGGCCCGCCGTCGCCCGCCGCTCCCTGCTCGACGTCCAGCGGCTGCAACGCATCACCGCGGACCTCCTCCAGCTGGCGGTCGACCCTGCCGACCCTCCGGAAGGCGTCGTCGACCTCGCCGACGTCGTGGGGGAGCAGGTCGCCGAACGCGAACTCGACGACGGCGGGCCCACGGTCGTGTCCGATGTGGAGGGTCCGGCGCCGGTGCGCGGCGAACCCGTCCAGCTCGAACGTCTGCTGCGTAACCTGCTCGACAACGCCGTGCGTCACGCGCGTTCGTCCGTCACAGTGCGGCTTCGGCACGAGGCAGGAGAGGCGGTCCTCGAAGTGATCGACGACGGCCCCGGCATCCCCGACGCCGACCGCGAACGCGTCTTCGACCGCTTCACCCGGCTCGACGACTCCCGCACCCGCGACGCGGGCGGTACCGGACTCGGTCTCACCCTCGCCCGGGACATCGCCGTCCGCCACGGCGGGTCATTACGGGCCGAGGGCGCCGAATGCGGTGCACGGCTGGTCGCCCGGCTCCCCGCAGCCTGA
- a CDS encoding TetR/AcrR family transcriptional regulator translates to MITPSATTRSGDGRAARWTGQRERRRREFVEAALRAIAEHGPRVSTARIADEAGVARPQLYKHFDDATDLQRAITVQATRLVATALRPLWELRGSAMELITVAVDAHTGWLSENGNLYRYLSLHSHGDRDAVTDVRTVIARQLTRLFEHYMTLLGMDTRDAEPAAFGVVGLVDSCTAQWLENPRDVPRTELAALLTRWTWRLLDDTLRAGGVELDPHITLPPAPPQPTI, encoded by the coding sequence GTGATCACCCCTTCAGCGACCACCCGCTCCGGCGACGGCCGGGCCGCCCGCTGGACAGGGCAGCGCGAGCGCCGCCGCCGAGAGTTCGTCGAGGCGGCCCTGCGAGCGATCGCCGAACACGGACCACGAGTGTCGACGGCACGCATCGCCGACGAGGCCGGTGTCGCACGCCCTCAGCTGTACAAGCACTTCGACGACGCGACCGACCTGCAACGAGCCATCACCGTTCAAGCCACACGGCTCGTCGCGACCGCGCTGCGACCACTGTGGGAACTCCGGGGAAGCGCGATGGAGCTGATCACCGTCGCGGTCGACGCGCACACCGGCTGGCTCTCCGAGAACGGCAACCTCTACCGCTACCTGAGCCTGCACTCTCACGGAGACCGGGACGCGGTCACCGACGTCAGGACCGTCATCGCCCGGCAACTCACCCGGCTGTTCGAGCACTACATGACACTGCTCGGAATGGACACCCGGGACGCCGAACCCGCCGCTTTCGGCGTCGTCGGACTCGTCGACTCTTGCACCGCGCAATGGCTCGAGAACCCCCGCGACGTACCGAGAACCGAACTCGCCGCCCTGCTCACCCGCTGGACATGGCGCTTGCTCGACGACACCCTCCGCGCGGGCGGTGTCGAACTCGACCCCCACATCACGCTGCCGCCCGCCCCACCCCAGCCCACGATCTGA
- a CDS encoding RNA polymerase sigma factor codes for MWDAVDDAPPDALLLARLRGGDLGAGDLLFRRHSGPLRRIAACWVGQPAEQDDLVAEAFARVLAAVRGGGGPRDELRPYLVVTMRNLAARWNRHRLRVQPHAVVPATEETEGADGPALRASTDQLLRSAFRTLPVRWRAVLWSTVAEGHTPAELAPVLGVSPNGVAALAHRARVGLREAYLQAQTPTVPMVREVVGRCSGPGVRRPIPAARVDDE; via the coding sequence ATGTGGGATGCCGTGGACGATGCCCCGCCGGACGCGCTGCTGCTCGCCAGGCTCCGGGGTGGGGATCTCGGTGCGGGTGATCTGCTGTTCCGGCGGCATTCCGGCCCGCTGCGGCGGATCGCCGCGTGCTGGGTCGGTCAGCCCGCTGAGCAGGACGATCTCGTGGCCGAGGCGTTCGCGCGTGTTCTGGCCGCGGTCCGCGGCGGCGGTGGACCGCGCGACGAGTTGCGGCCGTATCTGGTCGTCACGATGCGCAACCTCGCCGCCCGGTGGAACCGTCACCGCCTGCGGGTCCAGCCCCACGCGGTGGTCCCGGCGACGGAGGAGACCGAAGGAGCCGACGGGCCGGCCCTGCGAGCGTCGACCGATCAGCTGCTCCGGTCCGCTTTTCGCACGTTGCCCGTGCGGTGGCGCGCCGTGCTGTGGAGCACCGTTGCCGAAGGGCACACCCCGGCCGAGCTGGCACCGGTCCTGGGCGTGTCGCCGAACGGCGTCGCCGCGCTGGCCCACCGCGCCCGAGTAGGTCTGCGAGAGGCATATCTCCAGGCTCAGACGCCCACTGTGCCGATGGTGCGCGAGGTGGTCGGAAGGTGCTCCGGCCCGGGCGTCCGCCGCCCGATCCCCGCGGCTCGGGTGGACGACGAATGA
- a CDS encoding FUSC family protein: protein MRTARPSARLPSGLGFADGDWLHACRVAVGLLVPGLALLFAGRPELIIFAAFGSFTGMYGRAECRGLRLRHQVQGGAILLTGVAFGTLLSACHARPWVLVVTESGFAFAGALVANRLDLVPRGPFFGIFALGAIALVPADPAGLPICAGTAVFCVLIGLTGPKRTVGRQAVPPPGVMCGQEACARGRRRSCALVHAARYVLAISAAGFCGLLLGVEHANWAMASAAVPLAAVDTRNRLHPGVRSVVHRSVHRVLGTFAGLGVTALLLLPDLGGTLLALSVIVLLFPTELFMSRHYGLALGFFTPLIMVMTELAAPAEPLTLLTDRVLDTLIGVVAGIAAAVFVRGPCARPTVRP, encoded by the coding sequence TTGCGCACTGCCCGGCCATCGGCACGCCTGCCGTCCGGGCTCGGTTTCGCCGATGGCGACTGGCTTCACGCTTGCCGAGTGGCGGTCGGCCTGCTCGTCCCGGGATTGGCATTGCTCTTCGCCGGGCGGCCGGAGCTGATCATCTTCGCCGCCTTCGGTTCGTTCACCGGGATGTATGGGCGGGCCGAGTGCCGGGGGCTCCGTCTTCGGCATCAGGTGCAAGGGGGAGCGATCCTGCTGACCGGCGTCGCCTTCGGGACGCTCCTCTCCGCCTGTCACGCCCGGCCGTGGGTCCTGGTGGTCACCGAGTCGGGTTTCGCGTTCGCGGGTGCGCTGGTGGCGAACCGGCTCGACCTCGTCCCCCGAGGACCGTTCTTCGGGATCTTCGCGCTGGGTGCCATCGCCCTCGTTCCCGCCGACCCGGCGGGGTTGCCGATCTGCGCCGGGACGGCCGTGTTCTGTGTCCTCATCGGACTCACCGGCCCGAAGAGAACTGTTGGCAGGCAGGCGGTTCCACCGCCGGGAGTGATGTGCGGGCAGGAAGCCTGCGCACGAGGGCGCCGAAGGTCGTGTGCTCTGGTCCACGCCGCTCGCTACGTGCTGGCGATTTCGGCGGCGGGCTTCTGCGGCCTGCTGCTGGGCGTCGAGCACGCGAACTGGGCGATGGCCTCCGCGGCGGTGCCGTTGGCCGCCGTCGATACGCGCAACCGGCTCCATCCCGGCGTCCGCAGTGTCGTCCACCGCAGCGTTCACCGGGTCCTGGGCACGTTCGCCGGACTCGGCGTCACCGCGCTGCTGCTCCTTCCCGATCTCGGTGGGACGCTGCTGGCCTTGTCGGTGATCGTGCTCCTGTTCCCGACGGAACTGTTCATGTCCCGTCATTACGGACTGGCGCTCGGCTTCTTCACACCACTGATCATGGTGATGACGGAACTGGCCGCTCCGGCCGAACCGCTGACGCTTCTCACCGACCGGGTGCTCGACACCCTGATCGGGGTCGTCGCCGGAATCGCGGCGGCGGTCTTCGTCCGCGGCCCGTGCGCTAGGCCGACCGTTCGACCGTGA
- a CDS encoding FdhF/YdeP family oxidoreductase, translating into MSDQEQPPEFKPYHHPAAGWGAAKSVTGFLIREGELMAGPRAILKMNHENGGFDCPGCAWPDDTKGLHLDICENGIKHVTWEMTRKRVGREFFAAHTVSELSGWTDTELESQGRLTEPMRYDAATDRYVPISWPEAFALVGDTLRGLDSPDQAAYYTSGRLGNEATFLYQLMARELGTNNLPDCSNMCHEASGRALQAALGTGKGTVDLKDWEHADALFILGVNAASNAPRMLTALAEAYRRGAQIVHVNPLIEAAATRTIIPHDFARMATFRATRTGTLNLQPRIGGDMALIRGMAKAALEQAATDPGALDLTFIERHTTGFEEYRALCEATSWEEIERQSGVSVADIRAAARIYRDADRSIASWCLGVTQHEHGVDTVREIVNLLLLRGNLGREGAGPSPVRGHSNVQGNRTCGIDHRPDAAFLDRLGEVCGIAPPRHHGLDTVGTIEAMHRGDVTVFVGMGGNFVLAAPDTPYTSAALRKCALTVQVSTKLNRSHLVHGEQALILPCLGRTEKDEQRAGVQATSVEDAMSMVHLSTGMKRPASTHLLSEPAIIAGMARAALPDSATPWEAYVEDYDRIRDTMSQVLDGFEDFNRRVRQPLGFRIRQPARELVFHTASGRAEFSTAALPDVIPAPGTLALGTMRSHDQWNTTIYSDDDRYRGVKNLRTLIFMNAEDMRDRGLAEFDEADITSIAKDGTTRSLQRYKVIPYDIPRGCAAGYMPEMNVLCAIGDYSTQSDQPIMKHLKVTVERSA; encoded by the coding sequence CGCGTGGCCCGACGACACCAAGGGCCTGCATCTGGACATCTGCGAAAACGGTATCAAACACGTCACCTGGGAAATGACCAGGAAAAGGGTAGGCCGGGAATTCTTCGCCGCCCATACGGTGAGCGAATTGTCGGGATGGACCGATACCGAACTGGAGAGCCAGGGGCGGCTGACCGAGCCGATGCGATACGACGCGGCCACCGACCGATACGTCCCGATTTCCTGGCCCGAGGCCTTCGCTCTCGTGGGCGATACGCTGCGAGGCCTCGACAGTCCTGATCAGGCGGCGTATTACACCTCGGGAAGGCTCGGGAACGAAGCGACCTTCCTGTACCAGCTCATGGCCCGCGAACTCGGGACGAACAACCTCCCGGACTGCTCCAACATGTGTCACGAGGCGAGCGGCCGCGCCCTCCAGGCCGCGCTGGGCACCGGGAAGGGCACCGTCGACCTCAAGGACTGGGAACACGCCGACGCCCTGTTCATCCTCGGCGTCAACGCCGCCTCCAACGCGCCCAGGATGCTCACCGCACTCGCGGAGGCCTATCGCCGGGGCGCGCAGATCGTCCACGTCAACCCGCTGATCGAGGCCGCCGCGACGCGGACCATCATCCCCCACGATTTCGCCAGGATGGCGACATTCCGTGCCACGCGCACGGGAACGCTGAACCTGCAACCGCGCATCGGCGGCGACATGGCGCTGATCCGCGGGATGGCGAAGGCCGCACTGGAGCAGGCCGCCACGGATCCGGGTGCCCTCGACCTGACCTTCATCGAACGCCACACCACCGGTTTCGAGGAGTACCGCGCCCTCTGCGAGGCGACCTCGTGGGAGGAGATCGAGCGCCAGTCGGGCGTCTCCGTCGCCGACATCCGCGCCGCGGCCCGGATCTACCGCGACGCCGACCGCAGCATCGCCAGCTGGTGCCTGGGCGTCACCCAGCACGAGCACGGCGTCGACACCGTCCGCGAGATCGTCAACCTGTTGCTGCTGCGGGGAAACCTGGGTCGCGAGGGTGCCGGGCCGTCACCGGTCCGAGGGCACAGCAACGTCCAGGGGAACCGGACCTGCGGTATCGATCACCGCCCGGACGCCGCCTTCCTCGACCGGCTCGGCGAGGTCTGCGGCATCGCCCCGCCCCGGCACCACGGCCTCGACACGGTCGGCACCATCGAAGCGATGCACCGCGGCGACGTGACCGTTTTCGTCGGTATGGGCGGCAATTTCGTCCTGGCCGCGCCGGACACGCCGTACACGTCGGCCGCACTGCGCAAATGCGCGCTGACGGTGCAGGTCAGCACGAAACTCAACCGGAGCCATCTGGTCCACGGCGAGCAGGCGCTGATCCTGCCGTGTCTCGGCCGCACCGAAAAGGACGAACAGCGCGCCGGCGTGCAGGCCACCTCGGTCGAGGACGCGATGAGCATGGTCCACCTGTCCACCGGCATGAAACGGCCCGCGTCCACGCACCTGCTCTCGGAACCGGCGATCATCGCCGGGATGGCCCGCGCGGCACTGCCGGACAGCGCGACGCCGTGGGAAGCCTACGTCGAGGACTACGACCGGATCCGCGACACGATGTCGCAGGTCCTCGACGGCTTCGAGGACTTCAACCGGCGGGTCCGGCAGCCGCTGGGGTTCCGCATCCGCCAGCCCGCCAGGGAACTGGTGTTCCACACCGCTTCCGGACGCGCGGAGTTCTCCACCGCCGCCCTGCCGGACGTCATACCCGCACCCGGCACGCTCGCGCTGGGCACCATGCGCTCCCACGACCAGTGGAACACCACGATCTACTCGGACGACGACCGCTATCGCGGGGTCAAGAACCTGCGCACGCTGATCTTCATGAACGCCGAGGACATGCGCGACCGCGGCCTCGCGGAGTTCGACGAGGCCGACATCACCAGCATCGCCAAGGACGGCACCACACGGAGTCTCCAGCGCTACAAGGTGATCCCGTACGACATCCCCCGCGGCTGCGCGGCGGGCTACATGCCGGAAATGAACGTCCTGTGCGCCATCGGCGACTACAGCACCCAGAGCGATCAGCCGATCATGAAGCATCTCAAGGTCACGGTCGAACGGTCGGCCTAG